The following are encoded in a window of Brevibacillus ruminantium genomic DNA:
- a CDS encoding methyl-accepting chemotaxis protein, whose translation MIRLVRNTLTDKEGFMIFILWNHLWVAGWIAYQMDVNFWQITSLGLLVTLIVSPFYFIRKDSYIIRYLVGTGLLYYSIAFDHFTSFQEISFLAFIVLGFLAAYLDWKLIVTAGIAQIVATLVGFYTGYYQLFDGVVTEVNLLLRIVAFILMIAGLTYLCLAGQATLSIANRARQEAEEKELRLVELLRDIKLVTEQVERTTEHVHEHAETTKRNTDDMMIAFKEVATGMESQANSTVKIEEEVQSIDQEIVTVNQQANVMKVEADQNSRRLAESISMMTELSRQMEQIVGAVTVASSTIRELNRQANRVEEIVQTINQIATQTNLLALNAAIESARAGEHGRGFAVVADEVRKLAEQSATATQEIAEILQSLHQESENAVKHMSTGETSVAKGQELAVETVASIETVRAGMESFLEAVEHVRTSMDQVKLRSGEVAAEMSTITAVTEESVANLEELFATAENQHQKMREITEEIGELNALSLKLKQSFQRQS comes from the coding sequence ATGATTCGGTTGGTTCGCAACACCTTGACAGACAAGGAAGGCTTCATGATCTTTATTCTTTGGAATCATCTTTGGGTTGCGGGTTGGATCGCGTACCAGATGGACGTGAATTTTTGGCAAATCACTTCCCTGGGATTGTTGGTAACGCTGATCGTTTCCCCGTTTTATTTTATTCGGAAAGACAGCTACATCATTCGCTATCTGGTGGGGACGGGACTGCTTTATTACTCTATCGCCTTTGACCACTTTACTTCCTTTCAGGAGATCTCTTTCCTGGCCTTTATTGTCCTCGGTTTTCTGGCAGCCTACCTGGACTGGAAGCTGATCGTAACCGCAGGAATTGCGCAAATTGTGGCAACTCTCGTTGGATTTTACACCGGTTATTACCAGTTGTTTGACGGTGTGGTTACCGAGGTCAATCTGCTTTTGCGCATCGTCGCTTTCATTTTGATGATTGCTGGGCTGACGTATCTCTGTCTGGCTGGACAAGCAACCCTTTCCATCGCAAATCGGGCGAGACAGGAAGCCGAAGAAAAAGAACTTCGACTGGTTGAATTGCTGCGCGATATCAAGCTGGTCACAGAGCAGGTGGAACGCACTACCGAGCATGTCCACGAACACGCTGAGACAACCAAGCGCAATACAGATGACATGATGATCGCCTTTAAAGAAGTAGCGACAGGGATGGAGTCTCAGGCTAACTCCACGGTGAAAATTGAGGAAGAGGTACAGTCTATCGATCAGGAAATCGTGACGGTGAACCAGCAAGCGAACGTGATGAAGGTAGAAGCCGATCAAAACAGTCGCCGTCTGGCTGAGAGCATCAGCATGATGACGGAGCTGTCACGGCAGATGGAGCAAATCGTAGGGGCTGTTACGGTTGCCTCCTCTACCATTCGGGAATTGAACCGGCAGGCCAATCGGGTGGAGGAAATCGTCCAAACGATTAATCAGATTGCGACCCAGACCAACCTGCTTGCCTTGAACGCCGCGATTGAGTCAGCCCGTGCAGGCGAGCACGGAAGAGGCTTCGCTGTCGTAGCGGATGAAGTGCGAAAGCTGGCCGAGCAAAGTGCGACAGCAACGCAGGAAATTGCCGAGATCCTGCAATCCTTGCACCAAGAGAGCGAAAACGCTGTGAAACACATGAGCACCGGGGAAACATCCGTGGCAAAAGGACAGGAGCTGGCAGTGGAAACCGTGGCATCCATCGAGACAGTGCGTGCAGGAATGGAGTCTTTCCTGGAGGCGGTCGAACATGTCCGCACCAGCATGGATCAGGTAAAGCTCCGTTCCGGAGAAGTAGCTGCAGAGATGTCTACGATTACGGCTGTCACCGAGGAATCGGTTGCCAATCTGGAGGAATTGTTTGCCACAGCGGAGAACCAGCATCAAAAAATGCGGGAGATCACAGAGGAAATTGGCGAACTGAATGCATTGTCCCTGAAGCTGAAGCAATCCTTTCAGCGACAATCCTAA
- a CDS encoding NAD(P)/FAD-dependent oxidoreductase: protein MMKNNKYDVIIVGAGPAGIFAAYELTLKAPQAKVLLIDKGHDIYSRRCPILEEKIKLCPPAAGKKEFAGCLPACSITAGFGGAGAYSDGKFNITTEFGGWMTDYLSPSQVLDLIKYVDQINLKHGATTTITDPTTETIKSIEQRGYAAGLKLLRAEVRHLGTEQNLEILKSIYEYLKERIDMLFKTEVEDILTVKGEDGHRVQGVVLKNGEEYQSDYVMIGPGRDGSAWLTGILKKRRLKMYNNQVDVGVRVETSDVVMREINEHLYEGKFIYNTSVGTRVRTFCSNPSGHVVVENHSGVMAANGHAFKDPALGSQNTNFALLVSHKFTEPFDKPNEYAREICKRANDLSNGGVIVQKYGDILRGRRSTASRIREGFLEPTLKEAVPGDLGLVLPYNTMKSLIEMVEALDKVTPGIASEHTLFYGVEAKFYSARPKLTEEFETEVKGLYCGGDGAGITRGLAQAGAAGVWIARNILKKSL from the coding sequence ATGATGAAAAACAATAAGTATGATGTGATTATCGTAGGCGCAGGTCCCGCAGGTATTTTTGCAGCTTACGAGCTTACGCTGAAAGCGCCGCAAGCGAAGGTATTGTTGATTGATAAAGGCCATGATATTTATTCCCGCAGATGCCCGATTTTAGAGGAGAAGATCAAGCTGTGCCCGCCGGCAGCCGGAAAGAAGGAGTTTGCCGGATGCTTGCCTGCTTGCTCGATTACAGCCGGTTTTGGCGGAGCTGGTGCATACAGCGACGGGAAATTTAACATCACCACCGAATTTGGCGGCTGGATGACGGATTATCTGTCTCCATCCCAAGTGCTTGACCTGATCAAATACGTGGATCAAATCAACCTGAAGCACGGGGCTACCACCACGATTACAGACCCGACGACGGAGACGATCAAAAGCATTGAGCAGCGCGGCTATGCAGCCGGGTTGAAGCTCCTGCGGGCAGAAGTTCGTCACCTGGGTACGGAGCAAAACCTGGAGATTCTGAAATCCATCTATGAATATCTGAAAGAACGAATCGACATGCTGTTCAAAACAGAGGTAGAGGACATCCTGACGGTAAAAGGTGAGGACGGACACCGCGTACAAGGCGTCGTATTGAAAAACGGCGAAGAGTATCAGAGTGATTACGTGATGATCGGACCCGGACGCGACGGTTCGGCCTGGTTAACCGGGATTTTGAAAAAGCGCCGGCTGAAAATGTACAACAATCAGGTGGACGTCGGCGTGCGCGTCGAGACGTCAGATGTGGTCATGCGAGAGATCAATGAACATCTGTACGAAGGGAAATTTATCTACAACACTTCGGTGGGCACGCGAGTACGCACCTTCTGCAGCAATCCGTCCGGTCACGTTGTAGTCGAGAACCACAGCGGGGTCATGGCGGCCAATGGTCATGCGTTCAAAGATCCGGCACTCGGGTCACAGAATACCAACTTTGCGCTGCTTGTCTCGCATAAATTTACGGAGCCGTTCGACAAACCGAATGAGTATGCGCGTGAAATCTGCAAACGCGCCAATGATCTGTCCAATGGCGGTGTGATCGTTCAGAAATACGGTGACATCCTGCGCGGCCGCCGTTCCACAGCGTCGCGTATCCGCGAGGGGTTTTTGGAGCCGACCTTGAAGGAAGCGGTACCGGGGGACCTCGGACTGGTTTTGCCTTACAATACGATGAAGAGTCTGATCGAGATGGTGGAAGCACTGGACAAAGTAACGCCAGGGATTGCTTCCGAACACACCCTATTCTATGGGGTGGAGGCGAAATTTTATTCCGCTCGTCCGAAGCTGACGGAGGAGTTTGAGACGGAGGTCAAGGGGCTGTACTGCGGCGGTGACGGCGCCGGAATTACTCGCGGTCTTGCGCAGGCTGGTGCAGCAGGCGTATGGATTGCCCGCAATATCCTGAAAAAGTCTTTGTAA
- a CDS encoding OsmC family protein, with the protein MEFVAKEKGFIAHFSYGDLHVSGDDEHGFRPFQLLVSSIAVCSGGVLRKILEKMRMPCSDMKVTAEVERNEEKANRVEKIHLHFVITGEQLDPEKVKKAVELARKNCPMAQSVEGSIVLTESFELVS; encoded by the coding sequence ATGGAGTTTGTCGCAAAGGAAAAAGGCTTTATCGCACATTTTTCTTATGGGGATCTTCACGTGTCCGGTGACGACGAACACGGATTCCGGCCGTTTCAGTTGCTCGTTTCCTCCATCGCCGTTTGCAGTGGCGGTGTCCTGCGCAAGATATTGGAAAAGATGAGAATGCCCTGCAGCGATATGAAAGTGACAGCCGAAGTGGAGAGAAATGAAGAAAAGGCCAATCGCGTGGAGAAGATCCACCTTCATTTTGTCATCACAGGTGAACAGCTTGACCCGGAAAAGGTGAAGAAAGCTGTAGAGCTGGCCAGAAAAAACTGCCCGATGGCCCAGTCCGTTGAGGGCAGCATTGTCCTCACAGAATCCTTTGAGCTGGTATCCTAA